A genomic region of Aureimonas populi contains the following coding sequences:
- a CDS encoding DSD1 family PLP-dependent enzyme has protein sequence MASPRLGEPGTRYALNTPALILDLDALERNVARMAEAMRQAGRGLRPHAKSHKSVRIARAQIEAGAVGICCATLDEAEIMASAAIPGILVTSPIATAPKIARLVELARQAPDTMIVVDDPRTVEALSAAARRGGVTLRLLVDIELGFGRTGVVSAEAAEHLARAIHADPFLQFCGLQAYGGHLQHAADHEERVALCRRAHAFISAIVRHLGALGLPPAMVTGGGTGSHAIDAAEGPFTEIQAGSYVFMDAEYRAVSYAKDTAWPFENALFVQTAVISAHGAGTVTTDAGTKSFALNGPKPPIATPRFAGAAYDYAGDEHGRVRAGPGGALPGLGELIECVVPHCDPTVVLYDHFCCVRQDRLVDIWPVDARGRR, from the coding sequence GTGGCGAGCCCTCGCCTGGGAGAGCCGGGAACGCGCTACGCGCTGAACACGCCGGCCCTCATCCTGGACCTCGACGCGCTCGAGCGGAACGTGGCGCGCATGGCGGAGGCGATGCGGCAGGCGGGCCGGGGCCTGCGCCCCCATGCCAAGTCCCACAAGAGCGTGCGGATCGCCCGCGCCCAGATCGAGGCGGGCGCGGTGGGAATCTGCTGCGCCACGCTGGACGAGGCCGAGATCATGGCGTCGGCCGCGATCCCCGGCATCCTCGTCACCTCCCCGATCGCGACCGCCCCCAAGATTGCGCGCCTCGTGGAGCTTGCGCGGCAGGCGCCCGACACGATGATCGTCGTGGACGACCCACGGACCGTCGAGGCGCTTTCGGCGGCTGCCCGCCGGGGCGGCGTGACGCTGCGCCTGCTCGTCGATATCGAGCTCGGCTTCGGGCGCACGGGCGTGGTGTCCGCTGAGGCCGCCGAACATCTCGCCCGCGCCATCCACGCGGACCCTTTCCTGCAATTCTGCGGCCTCCAGGCCTATGGCGGCCATCTCCAGCACGCCGCCGATCACGAGGAGCGCGTGGCGCTGTGCCGCCGCGCGCACGCCTTCATCTCCGCCATCGTCCGCCATCTGGGCGCGCTCGGCCTGCCGCCGGCCATGGTGACGGGCGGGGGCACGGGCAGCCATGCCATCGACGCCGCGGAAGGGCCCTTCACCGAGATCCAGGCCGGGTCCTACGTCTTCATGGATGCCGAATATCGCGCCGTCTCCTACGCGAAGGACACGGCGTGGCCCTTCGAGAACGCGCTTTTCGTGCAGACCGCCGTCATCAGCGCGCACGGGGCGGGCACGGTGACGACGGATGCGGGAACCAAGTCCTTCGCGCTCAACGGCCCGAAGCCCCCCATCGCCACCCCGCGCTTCGCCGGGGCGGCCTACGACTATGCGGGCGACGAGCACGGGCGGGTCCGCGCCGGGCCCGGCGGCGCCCTGCCGGGGCTGGGCGAGCTGATTGAATGCGTCGTCCCCCATTGCGACCCGACCGTGGTCCTGTACGACCATTTCTGCTGCGTGCGGCAGGATCGGCTGGTCGACATCTGGCCGGTGGATGCCAGGGGGCGGCGATAG
- a CDS encoding helix-turn-helix transcriptional regulator: MGKANSGIRRAGGLSGLRQIIAGLTEGVILIDPDQTILWANDTALAMHGGVSLGDLGRTVTEYRERFQLRYRNNHPLEAGDYPIERVIDGEAFCDVVVEVARAGAEEPEWVHQVRSLVVTGEHGDPDYLVLILQDVSRRFEAEERFEQAFNANPAPALICRLSDLRFIKANRGFQEMTGIEREGIVGRTVFEFDIFHGASERELAKERLSERRTIPQMEAELALPGGGTRLVIVAGQTIEIAEEPCMLLTFADLEPRRKAEKALVQSEERFTQAFRLAPVAMLVASLRSHRVLDANQAFQAMTGYGEECFLGRSPGELTLWDTADTRRRLEQGLEAAGSLRNVDAKVRARNGELLDALVSAATISMVDDPCVLWVIQDITERRHSELELIGAIEAVMKDASWFSHGIVEKLANLKAAPTRAPAREVAVLTRREKEVLSLLCQGAEDLAIAAELSMSRATVRNHVARIYGKIGVNRRGAAIVWGRERGLAQGKTSQPGAKIR, from the coding sequence ATGGGCAAGGCAAACTCCGGCATCCGCCGCGCCGGCGGCCTCAGCGGCCTGCGCCAGATCATTGCGGGGCTGACCGAGGGCGTCATCCTCATCGATCCGGACCAGACCATCCTGTGGGCGAACGACACGGCGCTTGCCATGCATGGGGGCGTCTCGCTCGGCGATCTCGGGCGAACCGTCACCGAATATCGCGAGCGCTTCCAGCTTCGCTATCGCAACAACCATCCGCTGGAGGCGGGCGACTACCCCATCGAGCGCGTCATCGACGGCGAGGCGTTCTGCGATGTCGTCGTGGAGGTGGCGCGGGCCGGGGCCGAGGAGCCCGAATGGGTGCATCAGGTCCGCAGCCTCGTCGTCACCGGCGAGCACGGCGACCCGGACTATCTCGTGCTGATCCTGCAGGACGTTTCGCGGCGCTTCGAGGCGGAAGAGCGCTTCGAGCAGGCCTTCAACGCCAACCCCGCTCCCGCCTTGATCTGCCGCCTGTCCGACCTGCGCTTCATCAAGGCGAACCGGGGCTTCCAGGAGATGACGGGGATCGAGCGCGAGGGCATTGTCGGCCGCACCGTCTTCGAGTTCGACATCTTCCATGGCGCCTCGGAGCGCGAGCTGGCCAAGGAGCGGCTTTCGGAGCGCCGCACCATTCCGCAGATGGAGGCGGAGCTGGCTTTGCCCGGAGGCGGCACCCGGCTCGTCATCGTCGCCGGGCAGACGATCGAGATCGCGGAGGAGCCCTGCATGCTCCTCACCTTCGCCGACCTCGAGCCGCGCCGGAAGGCCGAGAAGGCTCTGGTTCAGAGCGAGGAGCGCTTCACGCAGGCTTTCAGGCTGGCGCCCGTCGCCATGCTCGTGGCTTCGCTCAGGAGCCATAGGGTGCTGGACGCCAACCAGGCTTTCCAGGCCATGACCGGCTATGGCGAGGAGTGCTTCCTGGGCCGCAGCCCGGGCGAGCTGACCCTGTGGGACACGGCCGACACGCGCCGCCGCCTGGAGCAGGGGCTCGAGGCGGCCGGCAGCTTGAGGAACGTGGACGCCAAGGTGCGCGCGAGGAACGGCGAGCTCCTGGACGCGCTGGTCTCCGCCGCCACCATCAGCATGGTGGACGATCCGTGCGTCCTCTGGGTCATCCAGGACATCACCGAGCGGCGCCATTCGGAACTGGAGCTGATCGGGGCGATCGAGGCGGTGATGAAGGATGCAAGCTGGTTCAGCCACGGCATCGTCGAGAAGCTGGCCAATCTGAAAGCCGCGCCCACGCGCGCGCCGGCCCGCGAGGTCGCCGTCCTGACCCGGCGGGAAAAGGAGGTCCTGAGCCTTCTCTGCCAGGGGGCCGAGGACCTGGCCATCGCCGCGGAACTCTCCATGTCGCGCGCCACGGTGCGCAATCATGTCGCGAGAATCTACGGCAAGATCGGCGTCAACCGGCGCGGGGCGGCCATCGTCTGGGGGCGGGAGCGCGGCCTTGCGCAGGGAAAAACTTCCCAGCCCGGCGCAAAAATCCGCTGA